The following coding sequences are from one Carassius auratus strain Wakin chromosome 15, ASM336829v1, whole genome shotgun sequence window:
- the LOC113115593 gene encoding serine/Arginine-related protein 53-like, with protein MGRHSSDSEDNSRSRRKRRARGRSSSSSSSHSRSKPSRRRTRSRDRNRAADSRHRKRSNSSSSRGSSHRRRSRSTDRGRSHRSHRSRSRSRNRR; from the exons ATGGGCCGTCACTCATCAGACAGCGAGGACAACAGTcgaagcaggaggaagaggagagcgAGAGGCCGTTCTTCATCGTCCAGCTCCTCTCACAGCCGCAGCAAACCCTCCCGCAGACGCACGCGCTCCAGAGACCGAAACAGAGCCGCAGACAGCAG GCACAGAAAACGCTCCAACAGCAGCTCCTCCAGAGGGTCCAGTCACAGGAGGCGGAGCCGAAGCACAGACAGGGGGCGGAGCCACAGGTCCCACAGGTCTCGCTCCCGCAGCCGCAATAGAAGGTAA